A stretch of the Rosa rugosa chromosome 5, drRosRugo1.1, whole genome shotgun sequence genome encodes the following:
- the LOC133708482 gene encoding ATP-dependent Clp protease adapter protein CLPS2, chloroplastic-like → MAATATASFSLTKIAGFPPSSPTRSCSKILAVKEGRGISGGMAVKARFGSSGGGAGVLERPKFDQTQFDPSTQLQEGGDIGRLKDKRGIGSGDSYRVLLIDDVRHTEKLVAKVLPQVVPSITPDGARDLFHKSRENGVAVVIITVKEHAEFYSQMMTRSGLRSSIEPDSNSL, encoded by the exons ATGGCAGCCACAGCAACGGCGTCGTTTTCGCTGACCAAGATTGCTGGCTTCCctccttcttctccaactcgCAGCTGTTCTAAGATTCTGGCTGTGAAGGAAGGCCGAGGGATAAGTGGTGGAATGGCTGTGAAGGCCAGGTTTGGGTCTTCCGGAGGTGGAGCCGGAGTCTTGGAGCGCCCCAAGTTTGACCAAACCCAGTTTGACCCTTCTACCCAACTTCAGGAAG GAGGAGATATTGGACGACTGAAGGACAAGAGAGGTATTGGAAGTGGAGATAGTTACAGAGTATTGCTGATTGATGATGTTCGCCATACCGAGAAATTAG TTGCAAAGGTATTGCCCCAAGTTGTTCCATCTATTACCCCTGATGGGGCAAGAGATCTGTTTCATAAGTCGAGAGAAAATGGCGTCGCTGTTGTTATTATTACAGTAAAG gAACATGCTGAGTTTTACTCCCAAATGATGACACGCAGCGGATTACGATCATCAATTGAACCGGATTCAAATAGCTTATGA